The following are encoded in a window of Xylanibacillus composti genomic DNA:
- a CDS encoding cellulose binding domain-containing protein produces MGTISGTSFTDNNATNGITFYYVVSAENSAGSSANSSQVSATPQDGGGGPIPTGNLVVQYRAADTNATDNQIKPHFNIKNNGSSPVDLSSLKIRYYFTKDGNQNVNAWIDWAQVGGSNITATFHSTSGTNADTYVELSFSSGAGSIQPGGQSGDIQLRMSKTDWSNFNESNDYSYDPAKTSFTDWDRVTLYQNGVLVWGTAP; encoded by the coding sequence ATGGGCACGATAAGCGGCACAAGCTTTACGGATAACAATGCGACGAATGGGATTACTTTCTATTATGTAGTCAGTGCCGAGAACAGCGCAGGATCGAGCGCCAACTCATCGCAAGTGAGCGCAACGCCTCAAGACGGAGGCGGCGGTCCGATTCCGACCGGCAATCTCGTCGTCCAATATCGTGCTGCGGATACGAACGCAACCGATAATCAGATTAAGCCGCACTTCAACATCAAAAATAACGGAAGCAGTCCGGTGGATCTAAGCTCGCTCAAAATCCGCTACTACTTCACGAAGGACGGCAATCAGAACGTGAACGCCTGGATCGATTGGGCACAGGTGGGCGGAAGCAATATTACGGCCACCTTCCACAGCACATCCGGCACGAATGCGGACACCTATGTAGAGCTTAGCTTCTCATCCGGCGCGGGCTCTATCCAGCCGGGCGGTCAGAGCGGCGATATTCAGCTTCGCATGTCCAAGACGGACTGGTCCAATTTCAACGAATCCAATGACTATTCCTACGATCCTGCCAAAACTTCCTTCACGGATTGGGATCGGGTAACGCTTTACCAGAACGGCGTCCTTGTATGGGGAACAGCCCCGTAA
- a CDS encoding Hint domain-containing protein codes for MAIRKVSEMPVLDQQYKADLKVIIDKAQRSADGALALNMANDEDYRLVKSHYDFLGITPQRYPQLSLQLQMAREAGVRGKDLAVKYDQGTDGFTDANLINNLAIDLMGRAVAQGLSTYIGGAYSVILTLQLFDKDNQDLLASENIHVMGEGEFTPIQAKSDKGAPERMQAALFVAYTKTVNSPTEHLVVTREIDKGPVADPEITQPVPKDPNAKVITIGLSRGVGNRDNVDYWFNQQLWDDKTVMVPLAGKVTFQSPIIQPLVPKQNIYINLAVAMATGGLKVDPEDVENQVYPYFTVDPSDPCTLLFNKPAPTDPKSTDNGNPIVFGKAPWSTDTIVYFYCNISIKTQNSGTFFVNANIQSSDFPDWDPLDGTLYIRPFNFTWHCLAKGSRITLADGREAAIEELSGGEEVLVSANGDKLAVGATYVGKHDGPAYKLVTENGEELTLSDCHVVGTPDGFKLAMELKAGDQVMTREGAARLASVEEVDYDGYMINLELAAPEEYGDTTMFANGIWVGDKAMQSRYFRTHYRSHELVLHRLPQDFHKDFESLLEDIAAAR; via the coding sequence ATGGCAATTCGTAAAGTTTCAGAAATGCCCGTTTTGGACCAGCAATACAAGGCAGATTTAAAAGTAATCATCGACAAGGCGCAGCGCAGCGCCGATGGTGCGCTTGCGCTGAACATGGCCAATGATGAGGATTATCGCTTGGTCAAAAGCCACTATGATTTTCTTGGCATTACTCCGCAACGGTATCCTCAATTAAGCCTGCAGCTTCAGATGGCCCGCGAGGCAGGCGTAAGAGGCAAGGATTTGGCGGTGAAGTATGATCAGGGGACCGACGGATTCACTGATGCGAACCTGATCAACAATTTGGCCATCGACCTGATGGGAAGGGCAGTGGCACAAGGACTGTCCACTTATATCGGCGGCGCTTATTCTGTGATTTTGACGCTGCAGCTTTTCGATAAAGACAACCAGGACTTGCTGGCTTCGGAGAACATCCATGTAATGGGCGAGGGCGAATTTACGCCGATTCAGGCGAAGAGCGACAAGGGAGCGCCGGAGCGCATGCAGGCCGCTCTGTTTGTGGCCTACACGAAGACAGTCAATTCTCCTACAGAGCACCTTGTGGTTACCCGGGAAATCGACAAAGGACCGGTCGCAGACCCTGAGATTACCCAGCCGGTTCCCAAAGACCCGAATGCCAAGGTGATCACGATCGGCTTGAGCCGCGGCGTCGGCAATCGGGACAATGTCGACTACTGGTTCAATCAGCAGCTATGGGACGACAAGACCGTCATGGTCCCGCTTGCAGGCAAAGTCACCTTCCAGAGTCCGATTATCCAGCCGCTTGTGCCGAAGCAGAACATTTACATCAACCTCGCTGTGGCGATGGCAACAGGCGGTTTGAAGGTAGATCCGGAGGACGTTGAGAACCAAGTATACCCCTATTTCACCGTAGACCCGAGCGATCCCTGCACCCTCCTGTTCAACAAACCCGCTCCCACTGATCCCAAAAGCACTGACAACGGCAATCCGATTGTGTTCGGCAAGGCGCCCTGGAGCACGGATACGATCGTCTATTTCTACTGCAATATTTCCATAAAAACACAGAACAGCGGAACTTTCTTCGTCAACGCCAACATTCAGAGCAGTGATTTCCCGGATTGGGACCCGCTGGATGGAACGTTGTATATCAGGCCGTTCAATTTCACTTGGCATTGTCTGGCGAAGGGTTCTCGCATTACGCTGGCAGACGGGCGCGAGGCTGCAATTGAGGAGCTGTCCGGCGGGGAAGAGGTGCTGGTGAGCGCGAACGGCGACAAGCTGGCAGTCGGCGCTACATACGTCGGCAAGCATGACGGGCCGGCATACAAGCTTGTAACCGAGAACGGCGAAGAACTCACATTGTCCGATTGCCATGTCGTCGGCACACCGGACGGGTTCAAGCTGGCCATGGAGCTCAAGGCCGGCGATCAGGTCATGACGAGAGAAGGAGCGGCGAGGCTAGCTTCCGTAGAAGAGGTCGACTACGACGGGTATATGATCAATCTGGAATTGGCCGCTCCTGAAGAGTACGGAGATACGACAATGTTTGCCAACGGCATATGGGTGGGGGACAAGGCGATGCAGTCCCGCTATTTCCGCACGCACTACCGTTCCCATGAGCTGGTTCTCCACCGGCTGCCGCAGGATTTCCACAAGGACTTCGAAAGCTTGCTGGAGGACATTGCGGCAGCCCGTTAA